One Panicum virgatum strain AP13 chromosome 9K, P.virgatum_v5, whole genome shotgun sequence genomic region harbors:
- the LOC120648207 gene encoding proline-rich receptor-like protein kinase PERK5: MASPLHNMLGTSAGSDDSSGSPSPPSDDTSSPPPSSSPPSNSSGSGSPPPSPPSPSQPAASLSPPTATPQNSSALSPPAPADRGSPAAPSRGSPSPPAAKRGGADSDKQSGHSKNGSSGNGSPPVAAIVAGVVIGVLAFGLLMCIAACVCCARRGRRRKKPPHMNMPYYTDEHGNVFYANSMPKWKNSAAMMDHGGGWHAPYSPGSGDTSGSHAAGQMPSASSPGMPPLGFSKSSFSYDELAAATGGFASANVLGQGGFGYVYRGVLPGSGKEVAVKQLKAGSGQGEREFQAEVEIISRVHHRHLVSLVGYCIAGSSQRLLVYEFVPNKTLEHHLHGKGVPVMNWPTRLAIALGSAKGLAYLHEDCHPRIIHRDIKAANILLDDNFEAKVADFGLAKLTTDTNTHVSTRVMGTFGYLAPEYASSGKLTDKSDVFSFGVMLLELITGKRPVDPSNYMEDSLVDWARPLLARALSEGGGNFDELLDPRLENRVDRLELERMCASAAAAVRHSAKRRPKMKQIVRALEGDALLDDLNEGVKPGQSMMFSSSSEYDAAGGGNYTSDISRFRKVAFESGDYSNEYSATSESGEAAAAAHRRQQHH; the protein is encoded by the exons ATGGCGTCGCCGCTACACAACATGCTCGGCACGTCGGCAGGCTCGGACGATTCCTCGGGGTCACCGTCACCACCAAGCGACGACACGTCGTCGCCGCCACCAtccagctcgccgccgtccaacTCCTCCGGCtcgggctcgccgccgccctcgccgccctcACCGTCGCAACCCGCGGCGTCGCTGTCGCCTCCAACGGCGACGCCGCAGAATAGCAGCGCGTTGTCACCCCCGGCGCCAGCGGACAGAGGCTCGCCGGCAGCGCCGTCAAGGGGCTCCCCGTCCCCGCCCGCTGCcaagcgcggcggcgccgactcCGACAAGCAGAGTGGCCACAGCAAGAACGGGAGCAGCGGCAACGGGTCCCCGCCGGTGGCCGCCATCGTGGCCGGCGTGGTGATCGGGGTCCTGGCCTTCGGCCTGCTGATGTGCATCGCCGCGTGCGTGTGCTGCgccaggagggggaggaggaggaagaagccccCGCACATGAACATGCCCTACTACACCGACGAGCACG GGAACGTGTTCTACGCGAACAGCATGCCCAAGTGGAAGAACAGCGCCGCGATGATGGACCACGGCGGGGGGTGGCACGCGCCGTACTCGCCGGGGAGCGGGGACACGAGCGGCTCGCACGCGGCGGGGCAGATGCCGTCGGCGTCGTCCCCGGGCATGCCGCCGCTGGGGTTCTCCAAGAGCTCCTTCTCGTACgacgagctggcggcggcgacgggcgggTTCGCGTCGGCGAACGTGCTGGGGCAGGGCGGGTTCGGGTACGTGTACAGGGGCGTGCTCCCGGGCAGCGGCAAGGAGGTGGCGGTGAAGCAGCTCAAGGCCGGGAGCGGGCAGGGCGAGCGCGAGTTCCAGGCGGAGGTGGAGATCATCAGCCGcgtccaccaccgccacctcgtGTCCCTCGTCGGCTACTGCATCGCCGGGTCCTCCCAGCGCCTGCTCGTCTACGAGTTCGTGCCCAACAAAACCCTCGAGCACCACCTCCACG GGAAGGGCGTGCCGGTGATGAACTGGCCGACGAGGCTCGCCATCGCGCTCGGCTCCGCCAAGGGCCTGGCTTACCTGCACGAAGACT GCCACCCCAGGATCATCCACCGAGACATCAAGGCTGCCAACATCCTCCTGGACGACAATTTCGAGGCTAAG GTCGCGGATTTCGGGCTTGCCAAGCTGACCACGGACACCAACACGCACGTCTCCACGCGCGTCATGGGAACTTTCGG gTACCTGGCCCCGGAGTACGCGTCGAGCGGCAAGCTCACGGACAAGTCGGACGTGTTCTCCTTCGGCGTCATGCTCCTGGAGCTCATCACCGGCAAGCGTCCGGTTGACCCCAGCAACTACATGGAGGACAGCCTTGTTGATTGG GCGAGGCCCCTCCTGGCGCGCGCCTTGTCCGAGGGAGGAGGCAACTTCGACGAGCTGCTGGACCCGCGGCTGGAGAACAGGGTCGACCGGCTGGAGCTCGAGCGCatgtgcgcctccgccgccgccgccgtccgccactCCGCCAAGCGCCGCCCCAAGATGAAACAG ATTGTTCGTGCCCTGGAGGGCGACGCGTTGCTGGACGACCTGAACGAGGGGGTGAAGCCGGGGCAGAGCATGATGTTCAGCTCCAGCTCGGAGTacgacgccgccggcggcggcaactaCACCTCGGACATCAGCAGGTTCAGGAAGGTGGCCTTCGAGAGCGGCGACTACAGCAACGAGTACAGCGCCACGAGCGAgtccggggaggcggcggcggcggcgcaccgtcGGCAGCAGCATCACTGA
- the LOC120646742 gene encoding coatomer subunit gamma-1-like isoform X2, whose product MPRSLVGGDLAGPEMAQPYMKKDDDDEEVEYSPFFGIEKGAVLQEARAFHDPQLDVRRCSQVITKLLYLLNQGETFTKVEATEVFFAVTKLFQSSDAGLRRLVYLMIKELSPSSDEVIIVTSSLMKDMNSKTDMYRANAIRVLCRIIDGTLLTQIERYLKQAIVDKNPVVASAALVSGILLSQANPEIVKRWSNEVQEAVQSRAPLVQFHGLALLHQIRQNDRLAVSKLVSSLTRGSVRSPLAQCLLIRYTSQVMRESSMNTQTGDRPFFDFLESSLRHKSEMVILEAARKITEMDVTSRELAPAITVLQLFLSSSKPVLRFAAVRTLNKVAMTRPLAVTNCNVDLESLMSDTNRSIATLAITTLLKTGNESSVDRLMKQITNFMSDIADEFKIVVVEAIRSLCLKFPLKYRSMLNFLSNSLREEGGFEYKKAIVDSIITLISEIPDAKEIGLLHLCEFIEDCEFTYLSSQILHFLGNEGPRTSDPSRYIRYIYNRVILENATVRASAVSTLAKFGALVDTLKPRIFVLLRRCLFDTEDEVRDRATLFLQTLGGEVSIGNNEKDAKGFLFGSLDVPLANLEASLRTYEPSEEPFDISLVSREVRSLPLQEKKAPGKKAPAAAAAPAPVAAVDAYQKMLSSIPEFTGFGRLFKSSEPVELTEAETEYAVNVVKHIYDSYVVLQYNCTNTIEEQLLEDVTVCVDASDAEEFSEICSKPLARLPYNSTGQIFVAFEKPERVPAIGKFLNLLKFTVKEVDTSTGEADEDGVEDEYQLEEFEVVAADYMLRVPVSNFRNAWENMDPESERVDEYGLGVRESLAEAVSAVINILGMQPCEGTEVVPRNARSHSCLLSGVFIGDVKVLVRLSFGLSGPNEVAMKLTVRSDDPEISDKIHEIVARG is encoded by the exons ATGCCTCGCtccctcgtcggcggcgacctGGCCGGACCGGAGATGGCGCAGCCGTACatgaagaaggacgacgacgacgaagaaG TCGAGTATTCACCATTCTTTGGGATTGAGAAGGGGGCTGTTCTGCAGGAGGCGAGGGCTTTCCATGATCCACAACTTGATGTCAGACGGTGCTCACAA GTTATCACCAAGCTGTTGTATTTGCTTAATCAAGGAGAGACATTCACAAAG GTTGAGGCCACCGAAGTCTTCTTTGCAGTAACAAAGTTGTTCCAGTCTAGTGATGCTGGTCTTAGGAGGCTGGTGTATTTAATGATCAAAGAGCTTTCTCCATCATCAGATGAG GTCATCATAGTCACAAGCTCATTGATGAAAGATATGAACAGCAAGACGGATATGTACCGTGCCAATGCTATTAGAGTTCTTTGTAGAATAATTGATGGCACCCTACTAACTCAAATTGAGAGATATTTGAAGCAAGCTATTGTTGACAAAAATCCAGTGGTTGCTAGTGCTGCTCTTGTTAGTGGCATCCTCCTTTCTCAG GCAAACCCAGAAATTGTGAAAAGATGGAGCAACGAAGTCCAGGAAGCTGTTCAATCAAGAGCTCCCCTTGTCCAGTTTCATGGTCTTGCTCTTCTACACCAG ATCAGACAGAATGATCGTTTGGCTGTTAGCAAGCTAGTTTCTAGTTTGACAAGGGGATCCGTACGTTCTCCTCTTGCACAATGTCTCCTGATTCGTTACACAAGTCAG GTTATGCGTGAGTCAAGCATGAACACACAAACTGGCGACCGTCCATTTTTTGATTTTCTGGAATCATCCCTCAGACATAAATCAGAAATGGTGATTTTAGAAGCTGCACGGAAGATAACTGAGATGGATGTTACAAGTCGTGAATTGGCACCGGCAATTACAGtgttgcaattatttttgaGTTCATCCAAGCCTGTGCTTCGATTTGCTGCTGTCCGGACTCTCAATAAG GTTGCCATGACACGCCCTCTGGCGGTGACAAACTGCAACGTGGACTTAGAGAGTTTGATGTCAGACACGAACAGGAGTATAGCAACCCTGGCAATCACTACTCTTCTTAAAACTGGCAATGAATCAAGTGTAGATCGCCTCATGAAACAGATTACCAATTTCATGTCTGACATAGCAGACGAATTCAAGATAGTTGTTGTCGAAGCTATCCGGTCTCTGTGCCTGAAGTTCCCGCTCAAATATCGCTCAAT GTTGAACTTTTTGAGCAACAGTTTGAGAGAAGAAGGGGGCTTCGAGTATAAAAAGGCCATAGTGGATTCCATAATTACTCTGATAAGTGAGATACCAGATGCCAAAGAAATTGGACTGCTACATCTCTGTGAATTCATTGAAGACTGCGAATTCACATATCTTTCTAGTCAG ATATTGCATTTTCTGGGAAATGAAGGGCCAAGGACATCAGATCCAAGCAGGTACATTCGCTACATCTACAACCGTGTGATATTGGAAAATGCCACTGTTCGTGCTAGTGCTGTCAGCACGCTAGCAAAGTTTGGTGCCCTAGTGGATACGCTCAAG CCTCGGATCTTTGTTCTCTTGCGACGATGCCTGTTTGATACTGAAGATGAG GTTCGTGATCGGGCTACACTCTTTCTCCAAACTCTTGGTGGTGAAGTTTCCATTGGTAACAATGAGAAGGATGCGAAGGGCTTCCTATTTGGATCATTGGATGTGCCACTTGCCAACTTAGAAGCAAGCCTAAGAACCTAT GAACCTTCGGAGGAGCCTTTTGACATTTCATTGGTGTCGAGAGAAGTTAGGTCGCTACCACTTCAAGAGAAGAAGGCACCTGGAAAGAAggcacctgctgctgctgctgcccctgcaCCTGTTGCGGCTGTTGATGCTTATCAGAAGATGCTTTCATCCATTCCTGAGTTCACTGGGTTTGGAAGGCTGTTCAAG TCCTCTGAACCGGTGGAGCTGACAGAGGCAGAAACTGAGTATGCTGTTAATGTGGTTAAGCACATTTATGACAGCTATGTTGTATTGCAGTACAATTGTACAAACACTATAGAAGAACAGCTGTTAGAAGAT GTCACTGTTTGTGTTGATGCCTCAGATGCTGAGGAGTTTTCAGAAATTTGTTCAAAGCCCCTGGCAAGATTGCCTTATAATTCTACTGGGCAAATTTTTGTTGCTTTTGAAAAGCCAGAGCGTGTACCTGCTATTGGGAAATTTTTAAATTTGCTGAAATTTACTGTTAAAGAG GTTGACACATCTACAGGGGAAGCTGATGAGGATGGTGTGGAGGATGAATACCAGTTAGAGGAGTTTGAAGTTGTTGCCGCTGATTATATGCTGAGGGTCCCTGTCTCCAACTTCAGGAATGCCTGGGAAAATATGGACCCAGAGAGTGAGCGTGTCGATGAGTATGGTCTTGGAGTTAGAGAGAGCTTGGCTGAGGCTGTCAGTGCTGTCATTAACATCCTTGGGATGCAACCGTGTGAG GGCACCGAGGTTGTACCAAGAAATGCAAGATCGCACTCCTGCCTGCTTTCTGGCGTGTTTATCGGAGATGTGAAGGTTCTAGTCAGGTTATCATTTGGGCTCAGTGGGCCTAACGAAGTTGCAATGAAGCTGACTGTCAGATCAGATGACCCTGAAATCAGTGACAAGATTCACGAGATTGTTGCCAGGGGATAG
- the LOC120646742 gene encoding coatomer subunit gamma-1-like isoform X1, producing the protein MPRSLVGGDLAGPEMAQPYMKKDDDDEEVEYSPFFGIEKGAVLQEARAFHDPQLDVRRCSQVITKLLYLLNQGETFTKVEATEVFFAVTKLFQSSDAGLRRLVYLMIKELSPSSDEVIIVTSSLMKDMNSKTDMYRANAIRVLCRIIDGTLLTQIERYLKQAIVDKNPVVASAALVSGILLSQANPEIVKRWSNEVQEAVQSRAPLVQFHGLALLHQIRQNDRLAVSKLVSSLTRGSVRSPLAQCLLIRYTSQVMRESSMNTQTGDRPFFDFLESSLRHKSEMVILEAARKITEMDVTSRELAPAITVLQLFLSSSKPVLRFAAVRTLNKVAMTRPLAVTNCNVDLESLMSDTNRSIATLAITTLLKTGNESSVDRLMKQITNFMSDIADEFKIVVVEAIRSLCLKFPLKYRSMLNFLSNSLREEGGFEYKKAIVDSIITLISEIPDAKEIGLLHLCEFIEDCEFTYLSSQILHFLGNEGPRTSDPSRYIRYIYNRVILENATVRASAVSTLAKFGALVDTLKPRIFVLLRRCLFDTEDEVRDRATLFLQTLGGEVSIGNNEKDAKGFLFGSLDVPLANLEASLRTYEPSEEPFDISLVSREVRSLPLQEKKAPGKKAPAAAAAPAPVAAVDAYQKMLSSIPEFTGFGRLFKSSEPVELTEAETEYAVNVVKHIYDSYVVLQYNCTNTIEEQLLEDVTVCVDASDAEEFSEICSKPLARLPYNSTGQIFVAFEKPERVPAIGKFLNLLKFTVKEVDTSTGEADEDGVEDEYQLEEFEVVAADYMLRVPVSNFRNAWENMDPESERVDEYGLGVRESLAEAVSAVINILGMQPCEVSFQVSTYLRKGIINFHVHHYILLEHH; encoded by the exons ATGCCTCGCtccctcgtcggcggcgacctGGCCGGACCGGAGATGGCGCAGCCGTACatgaagaaggacgacgacgacgaagaaG TCGAGTATTCACCATTCTTTGGGATTGAGAAGGGGGCTGTTCTGCAGGAGGCGAGGGCTTTCCATGATCCACAACTTGATGTCAGACGGTGCTCACAA GTTATCACCAAGCTGTTGTATTTGCTTAATCAAGGAGAGACATTCACAAAG GTTGAGGCCACCGAAGTCTTCTTTGCAGTAACAAAGTTGTTCCAGTCTAGTGATGCTGGTCTTAGGAGGCTGGTGTATTTAATGATCAAAGAGCTTTCTCCATCATCAGATGAG GTCATCATAGTCACAAGCTCATTGATGAAAGATATGAACAGCAAGACGGATATGTACCGTGCCAATGCTATTAGAGTTCTTTGTAGAATAATTGATGGCACCCTACTAACTCAAATTGAGAGATATTTGAAGCAAGCTATTGTTGACAAAAATCCAGTGGTTGCTAGTGCTGCTCTTGTTAGTGGCATCCTCCTTTCTCAG GCAAACCCAGAAATTGTGAAAAGATGGAGCAACGAAGTCCAGGAAGCTGTTCAATCAAGAGCTCCCCTTGTCCAGTTTCATGGTCTTGCTCTTCTACACCAG ATCAGACAGAATGATCGTTTGGCTGTTAGCAAGCTAGTTTCTAGTTTGACAAGGGGATCCGTACGTTCTCCTCTTGCACAATGTCTCCTGATTCGTTACACAAGTCAG GTTATGCGTGAGTCAAGCATGAACACACAAACTGGCGACCGTCCATTTTTTGATTTTCTGGAATCATCCCTCAGACATAAATCAGAAATGGTGATTTTAGAAGCTGCACGGAAGATAACTGAGATGGATGTTACAAGTCGTGAATTGGCACCGGCAATTACAGtgttgcaattatttttgaGTTCATCCAAGCCTGTGCTTCGATTTGCTGCTGTCCGGACTCTCAATAAG GTTGCCATGACACGCCCTCTGGCGGTGACAAACTGCAACGTGGACTTAGAGAGTTTGATGTCAGACACGAACAGGAGTATAGCAACCCTGGCAATCACTACTCTTCTTAAAACTGGCAATGAATCAAGTGTAGATCGCCTCATGAAACAGATTACCAATTTCATGTCTGACATAGCAGACGAATTCAAGATAGTTGTTGTCGAAGCTATCCGGTCTCTGTGCCTGAAGTTCCCGCTCAAATATCGCTCAAT GTTGAACTTTTTGAGCAACAGTTTGAGAGAAGAAGGGGGCTTCGAGTATAAAAAGGCCATAGTGGATTCCATAATTACTCTGATAAGTGAGATACCAGATGCCAAAGAAATTGGACTGCTACATCTCTGTGAATTCATTGAAGACTGCGAATTCACATATCTTTCTAGTCAG ATATTGCATTTTCTGGGAAATGAAGGGCCAAGGACATCAGATCCAAGCAGGTACATTCGCTACATCTACAACCGTGTGATATTGGAAAATGCCACTGTTCGTGCTAGTGCTGTCAGCACGCTAGCAAAGTTTGGTGCCCTAGTGGATACGCTCAAG CCTCGGATCTTTGTTCTCTTGCGACGATGCCTGTTTGATACTGAAGATGAG GTTCGTGATCGGGCTACACTCTTTCTCCAAACTCTTGGTGGTGAAGTTTCCATTGGTAACAATGAGAAGGATGCGAAGGGCTTCCTATTTGGATCATTGGATGTGCCACTTGCCAACTTAGAAGCAAGCCTAAGAACCTAT GAACCTTCGGAGGAGCCTTTTGACATTTCATTGGTGTCGAGAGAAGTTAGGTCGCTACCACTTCAAGAGAAGAAGGCACCTGGAAAGAAggcacctgctgctgctgctgcccctgcaCCTGTTGCGGCTGTTGATGCTTATCAGAAGATGCTTTCATCCATTCCTGAGTTCACTGGGTTTGGAAGGCTGTTCAAG TCCTCTGAACCGGTGGAGCTGACAGAGGCAGAAACTGAGTATGCTGTTAATGTGGTTAAGCACATTTATGACAGCTATGTTGTATTGCAGTACAATTGTACAAACACTATAGAAGAACAGCTGTTAGAAGAT GTCACTGTTTGTGTTGATGCCTCAGATGCTGAGGAGTTTTCAGAAATTTGTTCAAAGCCCCTGGCAAGATTGCCTTATAATTCTACTGGGCAAATTTTTGTTGCTTTTGAAAAGCCAGAGCGTGTACCTGCTATTGGGAAATTTTTAAATTTGCTGAAATTTACTGTTAAAGAG GTTGACACATCTACAGGGGAAGCTGATGAGGATGGTGTGGAGGATGAATACCAGTTAGAGGAGTTTGAAGTTGTTGCCGCTGATTATATGCTGAGGGTCCCTGTCTCCAACTTCAGGAATGCCTGGGAAAATATGGACCCAGAGAGTGAGCGTGTCGATGAGTATGGTCTTGGAGTTAGAGAGAGCTTGGCTGAGGCTGTCAGTGCTGTCATTAACATCCTTGGGATGCAACCGTGTGAGGTCAGCTTTCAAGTCTCTACTTATCTGAGAAAAGGAATTATCAACTTCCATGTGCATCATTACATCCTTCTTGAGCatca CTAA